A region of Bacillus rossius redtenbacheri isolate Brsri chromosome 2, Brsri_v3, whole genome shotgun sequence DNA encodes the following proteins:
- the LOC134529641 gene encoding zinc finger BED domain-containing protein 4-like has protein sequence MSSEVWKYFVIDRQNSGYAICQICKCTISRGGKSKTTTNMKKHLENKHGSYVHETKKQRLHSSELSEIEENEIDDSSAQNCSSETTLPLSSNSDVRPTATDSSRGSGSVSPRHAEKVGQTNISSRTPNQYRLTPKSQYQPTLQSFIDKTAQFKSTDPRAKSITQHIGRMMCLDNRPFSMVEDRGFTEFVKFLEPRYVLPSRKHFSNTVVPHMYQECRENVNKKLDEAEHVSLTTDMWTSTANDDYLGLTVHFVDSNFVLQHLNIGVIPFPELSHTGNNLCNFITETLEEWKLQSKVVAIVRDNARNITAGLESSEYEHLPCLAHTLQLVVKEGLLNNKNVNNLIANGRRIVGHFKHSCKATKELKKAQATLKMKKHKLIQDEPTRWNSSLHMLQRLLEQKQSVSLASATLQLPVTFSSAEWNLMTNVVNLLSIFNHATLAVSTQCVTASEVIPIINSSTEELRKPAPTGSGVQGIKNDMLAAITLKYSDVEENMLYAVATLLDPRFKHHVFVQDGNVTKAKVFLIEEARKTICLKQPETESVPQTSSQAMESHGMWTFYSNIMKTAPSVSHIASVEDEINVYLEEPIQNSSTNVFQYWKENTKYPCLKKLSKKFLCIPPSTVHSERLFSTAGLIVDQKRNRLDPERVKMLVFLNKNL, from the exons ATGTCTAGTGAAGTGTGGAAATACTTTGTCATCGACCGACAAAATTCTGGCTACGCAATATGTCAAATCTGTAAATGTACAATCTCACGTGGCGGTAAATCTAAAActacaacaaacatgaaaaaacatcTCGAAAACAAGCATGGGAGTTACGTTCATGAGACGAAGAAACAAAGGCTACATTCATCGGAATTGAGCGAgattgaagaaaatgaaatagatGATAGTTCAGCACAAAATTGTTCTTCAGAGACAACCTTGCCATTGTCATCAAATTCAGATGTTAGGCCTACTGCTACTGATTCATCGAGAGGCAGCGGTTCAGTGTCCCCGAGGCATGCTGAGAAAGTTGGCCAAACGAATATTTCATCAAGAACACCAAACCAGTATAGGCTAACTCCTAAAAGTCAATACCAGCCTACATTACAATCATTTATTGATAAAACTGCACAATTCAAGTCCACTGATCCTCGTGCAAAATCAATAACTCAGCACATAGGTAGAATGATGTGCTTAGACAATCGTCCTTTTAGCATGGTTGAAGACAGAGGATTCACAGAATTTGTCAAATTCCTTGAGCCTAGGTATGTTTTGCCCagcagaaaacatttttcaaatactgTTGTACCACACATGTACCAAGAATGTAGGGAAAATGTGAACAAAAAGTTGGACGAAGCTGAACATGTGAGTCTTACAACAGATATGTGGACTTCAACAGCCAATGACGATTATCTTGGTCTaactgtgcattttgttgattccAATTTTGTCTTGCAACACCTCAACATTGGGGTTATTCCCTTTCCTGAATTATCTCACACAgggaacaatttgtgcaattttatcacagaaacacttgaagaatggAAGCTGCAATCTAAAGTTGTTGCCATTGTAAGAGACAATGCCAGGAACATAACTGCTGGCCTAGAATCATCCGAATATGAACATCTGCCATGCCTAGCACATACCCTGCAGCTTGTTGTAAAGGAAGGGCTACTGAACAACAAGAATGTAAATAATCTGATTGCCAACGGTCGTCGCATAGTTGGCCATTTCAAACATTCTTGTAAGGCGACAAAAGAGTTAAAGAAGGCTCAAGCCACGCTGAAAATGAAAAAACATAAACTTATCCAGGATGAACCAACGCGTTGGAATTCATCTCTCCATATGCTACAGCGCTTACTTGAGCAAAAACAGTCTGTTTCTTTAGCATCAGCAACTCTGCAGTTACCTGTGACTTTTTCATCAGCAGAATGGAACCTGATGACAAATGTAGTAAACCTTTTAAGTATTTTCAACCATGCAACATTGGCTGTAAGTACTCAGTGTGTGACAGCCTCAGAAGTCATACCTATAATCAACAGTTCTACTGAAGAGCTAAGGAaaccagcacctactggatcaggtgtacagggcaTCAAAAATGATATGCTTGCTGCCATAACTTTGAAGTATTCTGATGTTGAAGAGAATATGTTGTACGCAGTTGCAACATTACTGGACCCACGATTTAAACACCATGTTTTTGTGCAGGACGGTAATGTCACAAAAGCGAAAGTTTTTTTGATTGAAGAAGCAAGAAAAACTATCTGTTTGAAACAACCTGAAACTGAG TCTGTGCCGCAAACATCCAGCCAAGCAATGGAAAGCCATGGTATGTGGACATTTTACTCAAACATAATGAAGACTGCCCCAAGTGTAAGCCACATCGCATCAGTTGAAGATGAGATTAATGTTTACTTGGAAGAACCTATTCAAAATTCAAGTACCAACGTTTTCCAGTATTGGAAAGAAAATACCAAGTAcccatgtttaaaaaaactgtcaaagaaATTTCTTTGCATTCCACCTTCAACTGTACATTCCGAGCGATTATTCAGCACTGCAGGACTGATTGTTGATCAGAAACGGAACCGTTTAGATCCTGAACGAGTcaaaatgttggtttttttaaataagaatttgtGA